Proteins encoded by one window of Streptacidiphilus sp. PB12-B1b:
- a CDS encoding TIGR03086 family metal-binding protein codes for MTTLLPQLTAAAAEAVRTARAVAPEQLDDPTPDTEWNVRTLANHLVLWTSYNFELRARGASAPEEMQRRDFTAEPGWAEDYADRLDRALAAWSDPAVWEGEVTMGDSSMPAAAVAGMILLEIALHGWELAVATGQQPQIAEPVAESVLGLVGEYADMYRSYPGGFAPALPVADDAPAFARALALSGRDPHWTAG; via the coding sequence ATGACCACCCTTCTTCCCCAGCTGACCGCAGCCGCCGCCGAAGCCGTCCGGACCGCCCGCGCGGTCGCCCCGGAGCAGCTGGACGATCCCACGCCCGACACCGAGTGGAACGTCAGAACCCTCGCCAACCACCTCGTGCTGTGGACCTCGTACAACTTCGAGCTGCGGGCCCGCGGCGCATCCGCCCCGGAGGAGATGCAGCGGCGCGACTTCACCGCCGAGCCCGGCTGGGCCGAGGACTACGCGGACCGGCTCGACCGGGCCCTCGCCGCCTGGTCCGACCCGGCGGTGTGGGAGGGCGAGGTGACGATGGGCGACTCGTCCATGCCCGCCGCCGCCGTCGCCGGGATGATCCTGCTGGAGATCGCCCTGCACGGCTGGGAGCTGGCCGTCGCCACCGGCCAGCAGCCGCAGATCGCCGAGCCGGTGGCGGAATCGGTGCTGGGCCTGGTCGGCGAGTACGCCGACATGTACCGCTCCTACCCCGGCGGCTTCGCCCCGGCGCTGCCGGTGGCCGACGACGCACCCGCCTTCGCACGGGCCCTGGCGCTCTCCGGCCGCGACCCGCACTGGACGGCGGGCTGA
- a CDS encoding long-chain fatty acid--CoA ligase: MSPTPQTATATPATPLVEDRPHSVAQLFLSRVAETPAREAYRYPVPVDEHAADSAPGAEQWRSMTWGQAAERVTAIAAGLMALGVRPEERVAISCSTRIEWILADLGIMCAGAAVTAVYPSTNADETSFILEDSGSRGVVVEDAQQLAKVLGECGRLPELRFVVTVDGSTPAEPAEGVEVLSLAELEERGRGHLKEHPDSVAEAVAAIDRDQLATLIYTSGTTGRPKGVRLVHDCWSYQAAAQASGGLLTADDVQYLWLPLSHVFGKTLTSGQIQLGSVTAVDGRVDRIIHNLPVVQPTYMASAPRVFEKVYNGIASKARSEGGAKYKIFQWAAKVARDYARTGQANQVATGVKSVPLGLRLQHAVADRLVYAKIRAAFGGRMRACVSGSAALSPEIGYFFAGAGVHILEGYGMTESSAGSTVNPGEDYRVGTVGTPLPGSEVRIAEDGEILLRSPGVMRGYHNQPEKTAEVLESDGWFHTGDIGEIDKDGFVRITDRKKDMFKTSGGKYVAPSEVEGRFKAVCPFVSNILVIGAGRNYCTALITLDEPVILEWARTHGQEGRSYTEVCSSDEVHQLIGGFVQRLNADLQRWQTIKKFTVLPRDLDVEHGELTPSLKVKRPVVERQNSAAIEKMYEGAVEA; this comes from the coding sequence GTGAGCCCCACCCCCCAGACTGCGACCGCCACCCCCGCCACCCCGCTGGTCGAGGACCGCCCCCACTCCGTGGCCCAGCTCTTCCTCTCCCGGGTCGCGGAGACCCCCGCCCGCGAGGCGTACCGCTACCCGGTGCCGGTGGACGAGCACGCAGCCGACTCCGCCCCCGGCGCGGAGCAGTGGCGCTCGATGACCTGGGGCCAGGCCGCCGAACGGGTCACCGCCATCGCGGCCGGGCTGATGGCGCTGGGCGTCCGCCCCGAGGAGCGGGTGGCGATCTCCTGTTCCACCCGGATCGAGTGGATCCTGGCCGACCTCGGCATCATGTGCGCGGGCGCCGCCGTCACCGCCGTCTACCCCAGCACCAACGCCGACGAGACCTCCTTCATCCTGGAGGACTCCGGCAGCCGCGGCGTCGTCGTGGAGGACGCCCAGCAGCTGGCCAAGGTCCTCGGCGAGTGCGGGCGCCTGCCCGAGCTGCGCTTCGTGGTCACCGTGGACGGCAGCACGCCCGCCGAGCCGGCCGAGGGCGTCGAGGTGCTGTCGCTGGCCGAGCTGGAGGAGCGCGGCCGGGGCCACCTCAAGGAGCACCCGGACTCCGTCGCCGAGGCCGTCGCCGCCATCGACCGCGACCAGCTCGCCACCCTCATCTACACCTCCGGCACCACCGGACGGCCCAAGGGCGTCCGGCTGGTCCACGACTGCTGGTCCTACCAGGCCGCCGCGCAGGCCAGCGGCGGGCTGCTGACCGCCGACGACGTCCAGTACCTGTGGCTGCCGCTCTCGCACGTCTTCGGCAAGACGCTCACCTCCGGGCAGATCCAGCTGGGCTCGGTCACCGCGGTGGACGGCCGGGTCGACCGGATCATCCACAACCTGCCGGTGGTCCAGCCCACCTACATGGCCTCCGCGCCGCGCGTCTTCGAGAAGGTCTACAACGGCATCGCCTCCAAGGCCCGGTCCGAGGGCGGCGCCAAGTACAAGATCTTCCAGTGGGCCGCCAAGGTCGCCCGCGACTACGCCCGCACCGGCCAGGCGAACCAGGTGGCCACCGGCGTCAAGAGCGTCCCGCTCGGCCTGCGGCTCCAGCACGCCGTCGCCGACCGGCTGGTCTACGCCAAGATCCGGGCCGCGTTCGGCGGCCGGATGCGCGCCTGCGTCTCCGGCAGCGCCGCGCTCTCGCCCGAGATCGGCTACTTCTTCGCCGGTGCCGGGGTGCACATCCTGGAGGGCTACGGGATGACCGAGAGCAGCGCCGGCTCCACCGTCAACCCCGGCGAGGACTACCGCGTCGGCACCGTCGGCACCCCGCTGCCCGGCTCCGAGGTCCGGATCGCCGAGGACGGCGAGATCCTGCTGCGCAGCCCCGGCGTGATGCGCGGCTACCACAACCAGCCCGAGAAGACCGCGGAGGTGCTGGAGAGCGACGGCTGGTTCCACACCGGCGACATCGGCGAGATCGACAAGGACGGCTTCGTCCGGATCACCGACCGCAAGAAGGACATGTTCAAGACCTCCGGCGGCAAGTACGTCGCCCCCAGCGAGGTCGAGGGCCGGTTCAAGGCGGTCTGCCCGTTCGTCAGCAACATCCTGGTCATCGGGGCGGGCCGGAACTACTGCACCGCCCTGATCACCCTGGACGAGCCGGTCATCCTGGAGTGGGCCAGGACCCACGGCCAGGAGGGCCGCAGCTACACCGAGGTCTGCTCCTCCGACGAGGTGCACCAGCTGATCGGCGGCTTCGTCCAGCGGCTCAACGCCGACCTCCAGCGCTGGCAGACGATCAAGAAGTTCACCGTGCTGCCCCGGGACCTCGACGTCGAGCACGGCGAGCTGACGCCCAGCCTCAAGGTCAAGCGCCCGGTCGTGGAGCGGCAGAACTCCGCCGCCATCGAGAAGATGTACGAGGGAGCCGTCGAGGCCTGA
- a CDS encoding antibiotic biosynthesis monooxygenase: MILESARLDVLPGQEDAFLAAFEQARPLIAGQPGFGSLRLLRCLDPGGESRFLLQVEWERLEDHTEGFRRSPEYVRWRELLHHFYAPFPLVEHFG, encoded by the coding sequence ATGATCCTGGAATCCGCACGCCTCGACGTCCTGCCAGGCCAGGAGGACGCCTTCCTCGCCGCCTTCGAACAGGCCCGCCCGCTGATCGCCGGGCAGCCCGGCTTCGGCTCGCTGCGGCTGCTGCGCTGCCTCGACCCGGGCGGCGAGTCGCGGTTCCTGCTCCAGGTGGAGTGGGAGCGGCTGGAGGACCACACCGAGGGTTTCCGGCGCTCCCCGGAGTACGTCCGCTGGCGGGAGCTGCTGCACCACTTCTATGCGCCGTTCCCGCTGGTCGAGCATTTTGGGTAG
- a CDS encoding peptidoglycan-binding protein, which yields MKEIQCILTYRGYNPGGVDGQFGPNTEAAVKAFQSARGLEVDGQVGPQTWPALRSSS from the coding sequence GTGAAGGAGATCCAGTGCATCCTCACCTACCGGGGCTACAACCCCGGCGGGGTCGACGGCCAGTTCGGGCCGAACACCGAGGCCGCCGTCAAGGCGTTCCAGTCGGCCCGGGGGCTGGAGGTCGACGGCCAGGTGGGACCGCAGACCTGGCCCGCACTGCGCAGCTCCAGCTGA
- a CDS encoding ABC transporter ATP-binding protein — MSTEQEAAAKRRGPAPMAGPGRFMGGAPVEKSMNFKASGKRVLALLRPERNLIAMVLALAATSVTLSVIGPKILGHATDLILAGVFGKQLPAHTTQAQVVAHLRATGQGKKADLLAAMQNVHPGQGIDFHAVGGVLLWVLGIYVVAGACGILQARLANRALQRAIKRLRGDVEDKIGRLPLSYFDQQPRGEVLSRVTNDIDNIGQTLQQTLSQIITSLLTIVGVLTMMFYISWLLALIALISIPASVLVATKVGKRAQPQFVAQWKTTGKLNAHIEEMYSGHALVKVFGRQEESAELFREQNEKLYASSFKAQFVSGLIQPCMMFIGNINYVLVAVVGGLRVASGALSIGDVQAFIQYSRQFSQPLTQVASMSNLVQSGVASAERVFELLDAPEQEPDPVAPERPAALVGKVAFEHVAFRYDPAKPLIEDLSLTAQPGHTVAIVGPTGAGKTTLVNLLMRFYEVTGGRITLDGVDIARMSREELRSGIGMVLQDTWLFGGSIAENIAYGREGATRDEVVAAAKAAHVDRFVRTLPEGYDTVIDDEGTGVSAGEKQLITIARAFLAEPSILVLDEATSSVDTRTEVLIQRAMAKLRTGRTAFVIAHRLSTIRDADTILVMENGAIVEQGSHSELLEAEGAYARLYSAQFSQAVAEVD; from the coding sequence ATGAGCACCGAACAGGAAGCAGCGGCCAAGCGGCGCGGCCCCGCGCCCATGGCCGGCCCCGGCCGCTTCATGGGCGGGGCGCCGGTCGAGAAGTCGATGAACTTCAAGGCGTCCGGCAAGCGCGTCCTGGCGCTACTGCGCCCGGAGCGCAACCTGATCGCCATGGTGCTGGCCCTGGCCGCCACCAGCGTCACGCTGTCGGTGATCGGGCCCAAGATCCTCGGCCACGCCACCGACCTGATCCTGGCCGGCGTCTTCGGCAAGCAGCTCCCCGCGCACACCACCCAGGCCCAGGTCGTCGCGCACCTGCGCGCCACCGGCCAGGGCAAGAAGGCCGACCTGCTGGCGGCCATGCAGAACGTCCACCCCGGCCAGGGCATCGACTTCCACGCCGTCGGCGGAGTGCTGCTGTGGGTGCTCGGCATCTACGTGGTCGCCGGGGCCTGCGGCATCCTGCAGGCCCGGCTGGCCAACCGCGCCCTTCAGCGCGCCATCAAGCGGCTGCGCGGCGACGTCGAGGACAAGATCGGCCGGCTGCCGCTGAGCTACTTCGACCAGCAGCCGCGCGGCGAGGTGCTCAGCCGGGTCACCAACGACATCGACAACATCGGCCAGACCCTGCAGCAGACGCTGAGCCAGATCATCACCTCGCTGCTGACCATCGTCGGCGTGCTGACCATGATGTTCTACATCTCCTGGCTGCTCGCCCTGATCGCGCTGATCAGCATCCCGGCCTCGGTGCTCGTCGCCACCAAGGTCGGCAAGCGCGCCCAGCCGCAGTTCGTCGCCCAGTGGAAGACCACCGGCAAGCTCAACGCCCACATCGAGGAGATGTACAGCGGGCACGCCCTGGTCAAGGTCTTCGGCCGGCAGGAGGAGTCGGCGGAGCTGTTCCGCGAGCAGAACGAGAAGCTCTACGCCTCCAGCTTCAAGGCGCAGTTCGTCTCCGGCCTGATCCAGCCCTGCATGATGTTCATCGGCAACATCAACTACGTGCTGGTCGCCGTGGTCGGCGGACTGCGGGTGGCCTCCGGGGCGCTGTCCATCGGCGACGTCCAGGCGTTCATCCAGTACTCGCGGCAGTTCAGCCAGCCGCTGACCCAGGTCGCCAGCATGTCGAACCTGGTGCAGTCCGGCGTCGCCTCCGCCGAGCGGGTCTTCGAACTGCTGGACGCCCCCGAGCAGGAGCCCGACCCGGTCGCCCCGGAGCGCCCGGCCGCCCTGGTCGGCAAGGTCGCCTTCGAGCACGTGGCCTTCCGCTACGACCCGGCCAAGCCGCTGATCGAGGACCTCTCGCTGACCGCCCAGCCCGGCCACACCGTCGCCATCGTCGGCCCCACCGGCGCGGGCAAGACCACCCTGGTCAACCTGCTGATGCGGTTCTACGAGGTCACCGGCGGCCGGATCACCCTGGACGGCGTGGACATCGCCCGGATGTCCCGGGAGGAGCTGCGCTCCGGCATCGGCATGGTGCTCCAGGACACCTGGCTGTTCGGCGGCTCCATCGCGGAGAACATCGCCTACGGCCGCGAGGGCGCCACCCGCGACGAGGTCGTGGCCGCCGCCAAGGCAGCCCACGTGGACCGCTTCGTGCGCACCCTGCCCGAGGGCTACGACACCGTCATCGACGACGAGGGCACCGGCGTCAGCGCGGGCGAGAAGCAGCTGATCACCATCGCCCGGGCGTTCCTCGCCGAGCCGTCGATCCTGGTCCTGGACGAGGCCACCAGCTCCGTCGACACCCGCACCGAGGTGCTGATCCAGCGCGCCATGGCCAAGCTGCGCACCGGCCGCACCGCGTTCGTCATCGCCCACCGGCTCTCCACCATCCGCGACGCGGACACCATCCTGGTGATGGAGAACGGCGCGATCGTCGAACAGGGCAGCCACAGCGAGCTGTTGGAGGCGGAGGGCGCGTACGCCCGGCTGTACTCCGCGCAGTTCTCGCAGGCGGTCGCCGAGGTCGACTGA
- the holA gene encoding DNA polymerase III subunit delta, producing MARKPSEDLLSPLTLVVGQEELLLDRAVAQTTSAARRADPDTDVRDLQPGVLQPGMLSEVTSPSLFSERKVIVVRAAQDLAADTVKEVKAYLDDPAPEVMLVLVHAGGAKGKGLLDAARKAGAREVACAKLTKPAEKLAFVRAEFRATGRSATEDACTALLDAVGSDLRELASACSQLAADTEGTIDETVVARYYTGRAESSGFQVADLAVTGRAAEALGQLRWALAVGEKPTGIVFALASGVRAIGRVATADRGMRPGDLARELGMPPWKIDRVRQQLRGWSGDGVAAALQAIAEADAAVKGGSGDPAYALEQCVVTIARAARSQHQR from the coding sequence ATGGCCAGGAAACCCAGCGAAGACCTGCTCTCCCCGCTGACGCTCGTCGTCGGCCAGGAGGAGCTGCTGCTCGACCGCGCCGTGGCGCAGACCACCTCGGCGGCCCGCCGGGCCGACCCCGACACCGACGTCCGGGATCTCCAGCCGGGGGTGCTGCAGCCGGGCATGCTGAGCGAGGTGACCAGCCCGTCGCTGTTCTCCGAGCGCAAGGTCATCGTGGTCCGCGCGGCCCAGGACCTCGCCGCCGACACCGTCAAGGAGGTCAAGGCGTACCTGGACGACCCGGCCCCCGAGGTGATGCTGGTCCTGGTCCACGCGGGCGGCGCCAAGGGCAAGGGCCTGCTGGACGCGGCCAGGAAGGCGGGCGCCCGCGAGGTGGCCTGCGCCAAGCTGACCAAGCCCGCCGAGAAGCTGGCCTTCGTCCGCGCCGAGTTCCGCGCCACCGGCCGTTCCGCGACCGAGGACGCCTGCACCGCGCTGCTCGACGCCGTCGGCAGCGACCTGCGCGAACTGGCCTCCGCCTGCAGCCAGTTGGCGGCCGACACCGAGGGCACCATCGACGAGACCGTCGTCGCCCGCTACTACACCGGCCGGGCCGAGTCCTCCGGCTTCCAGGTCGCCGACCTGGCCGTGACCGGCCGCGCCGCCGAGGCCCTGGGCCAGCTGCGCTGGGCGCTGGCGGTGGGGGAGAAGCCGACCGGCATCGTCTTCGCCCTGGCCTCCGGCGTCCGCGCGATCGGCCGGGTGGCCACCGCCGACCGCGGCATGCGCCCCGGCGATCTGGCCCGCGAACTGGGCATGCCGCCCTGGAAGATCGACCGCGTCCGCCAGCAGCTCCGCGGCTGGTCCGGCGACGGCGTGGCGGCGGCCCTGCAGGCCATCGCCGAAGCGGACGCCGCCGTCAAGGGCGGCTCCGGCGACCCCGCCTACGCCCTGGAACAGTGCGTCGTCACCATCGCCCGCGCCGCCCGCTCCCAACACCAGCGCTGA
- a CDS encoding ABC transporter ATP-binding protein — protein MLIRLLRAHLGPYTRPMAYLVLLQLIQTIATLYLPTLNADIIDNGVVKGDTTYILQTGGIMLGVTVAQVVCAIGAVYFGARTAMALGRDVRASVFDRVQSFSAREVGHFGAPSLITRSTNDVQQVQMLVLMTFTLMVSAPIMCVGGIIMALNQDVPLSTLLVAIVPVLGVIIGLIVSRLRPLFRSMQVRIDGVNRILREQITGLRVIRAFVKDTHERERFGAANEELTDTAIRVGKLLALMFPLVMMVVNISSVAVLWFGSYRINSGHMQIGALTAFLSYLMQILMSVMMATFMFMMVPRAEVCAERIQEVLDTETTVVPPLAPVRELKRAGYLELRNAEFRYPGAESAVLRNITLDARPGETTAVIGSTGSGKTTLLTLIPRLSDATDGSVLVDGVDVRDLDPVLLARTVGLVPQKPYLFSGTVASNLRYGNPDATDEELWAALETAQAKDFVEKLPEGLDAPIAQGGTNVSGGQRQRLAIARVLVRRPEIYLFDDSFSALDYATDARLRAALARETADATVVIVAQRVSTIRDADRIIVLDEGSVVGTGTHHELMDSNETYREIVLSQLTEAEAA, from the coding sequence GTGCTGATCCGACTCCTGCGGGCCCACCTCGGCCCCTACACCAGGCCGATGGCGTACCTGGTGCTGCTGCAGCTGATCCAGACCATCGCCACCCTCTACCTGCCCACCCTCAACGCCGACATCATCGACAACGGCGTGGTCAAGGGTGACACCACCTACATCCTGCAGACCGGCGGGATCATGCTCGGGGTGACGGTGGCCCAGGTCGTCTGCGCCATCGGCGCGGTGTACTTCGGCGCACGCACCGCCATGGCCCTGGGCCGGGACGTCCGCGCCTCGGTCTTCGACCGGGTGCAGTCCTTCTCCGCCCGCGAGGTCGGCCACTTCGGGGCGCCCTCCCTGATCACCCGCAGCACCAACGACGTCCAGCAGGTCCAGATGCTGGTGCTGATGACGTTCACGCTGATGGTGTCCGCGCCGATCATGTGCGTCGGCGGCATCATCATGGCGCTCAACCAGGACGTCCCGCTGTCCACGCTGCTGGTGGCCATCGTCCCGGTGCTGGGCGTCATCATCGGCCTGATCGTCAGCCGGCTGCGCCCGCTGTTCCGCTCCATGCAGGTCCGCATCGACGGCGTCAACCGGATCCTGCGGGAGCAGATCACCGGCCTGCGGGTGATCCGGGCCTTCGTCAAGGACACCCACGAGCGCGAGCGCTTCGGCGCCGCCAACGAGGAGCTCACCGACACCGCGATCCGCGTCGGCAAGCTGCTGGCGCTGATGTTCCCGCTGGTCATGATGGTGGTCAACATCTCCAGCGTGGCCGTGCTGTGGTTCGGCTCGTACCGGATCAACAGCGGCCACATGCAGATCGGCGCGCTCACCGCCTTCCTCAGCTACCTGATGCAGATCCTGATGTCGGTCATGATGGCCACCTTCATGTTCATGATGGTGCCGCGCGCCGAGGTCTGCGCCGAGCGCATCCAGGAGGTGCTGGACACCGAGACCACGGTGGTCCCGCCGCTCGCCCCGGTCCGCGAGCTGAAGCGGGCCGGCTACCTGGAGCTGCGCAACGCCGAGTTCCGCTACCCCGGCGCCGAGTCCGCCGTGCTGCGCAACATCACCCTGGACGCCCGCCCGGGCGAGACCACCGCCGTCATCGGCAGCACCGGCAGCGGCAAGACCACCCTGCTGACGCTCATCCCCCGGCTCTCCGACGCCACCGACGGCAGCGTCCTGGTCGACGGCGTGGACGTCCGCGACCTTGATCCGGTGCTGCTGGCCCGGACCGTCGGCCTGGTCCCGCAGAAGCCGTACCTCTTCTCCGGCACCGTCGCCAGCAACCTCCGCTACGGCAACCCGGACGCCACCGACGAGGAGCTGTGGGCCGCGCTGGAGACCGCGCAGGCCAAGGACTTCGTGGAGAAGCTCCCCGAGGGCCTGGACGCGCCCATCGCCCAGGGCGGCACCAACGTCTCCGGCGGCCAGCGCCAGCGCCTGGCCATCGCCCGGGTCCTGGTCCGCCGTCCGGAGATCTACCTGTTCGACGACTCCTTCTCCGCCCTGGACTACGCCACCGACGCCCGGCTGCGCGCCGCCCTCGCCCGCGAGACCGCCGACGCCACCGTGGTCATCGTCGCCCAGCGGGTCAGCACCATTCGTGACGCCGACCGGATCATCGTCCTGGACGAGGGCTCGGTCGTCGGCACCGGAACCCACCACGAGCTGATGGACAGCAACGAGACCTACCGAGAGATCGTCCTCTCCCAGCTGACCGAGGCGGAGGCGGCATGA
- the lepA gene encoding translation elongation factor 4: MPAIPVNVPEPSRTDPALIRNFCIIAHIDHGKSTLADRMLQITGVVDPRMMRAQYLDRMDIERERGITIKSQAVRLPWAPLSGGQQGTTHILNMIDTPGHVDFTYEVSRSLAACEGTLLVVDAAQGIEAQTLANLYLALENDLTIIPVLNKIDLPAAQPEKYSEELARIIGCDPSEVLLASAKSGLGVEAILDAVVERVPAPVGVKDAPARAMIFDSVYDTYRGVVTYVRVVDGELTKRERIAMMSTGATHELLEIGVISPEPKVADGLGVGEVGYIITGVKDVRQSKVGDTITSMHHGATEALGGYKDPRPMVFSGLYPLDGSDYPLLRDALDKLRLNDAALVYEPETSVALGFGYRCGFLGLLHLEIIRERLEREFNLDLISTAPNVVYRVVMEDGSEITVTNPSEFPGGKISEVNEPVVRGTILAPNEFVGAIMELCQSRRGSLQGMDYLSEDRVELRYTLPLAEIVFDFFDMLKSKTRGYGSFDYEPVGEQAADLVKVDILLHGDAVDAFSAVVHKDKAYNYGVMMAGKLQKLIPRQQFEVPIQAAIGSRVIARETVRAIRKDVLAKCYGGDISRKRKLLEKQKEGKKRMKMVGRVEVPQEAFIAALSTDADGPSEKKK; the protein is encoded by the coding sequence GTGCCCGCCATCCCCGTCAACGTTCCGGAGCCCAGCCGCACCGACCCGGCGCTGATCCGCAACTTCTGCATCATCGCCCACATCGACCACGGCAAGTCCACGCTCGCCGACCGGATGCTCCAGATCACCGGCGTCGTCGACCCCCGGATGATGCGCGCGCAGTACCTCGACCGGATGGACATCGAGCGCGAGCGCGGCATCACCATCAAGTCGCAGGCGGTGCGCCTGCCCTGGGCCCCGCTGAGCGGCGGGCAGCAGGGCACCACGCACATCCTCAACATGATCGACACCCCGGGCCACGTGGACTTCACCTACGAGGTCTCCCGGTCGCTGGCGGCCTGCGAGGGGACGCTGCTGGTGGTGGACGCGGCGCAGGGCATCGAGGCGCAGACCCTCGCCAACCTGTACCTGGCGCTGGAGAACGATCTCACCATCATCCCGGTGCTCAACAAGATCGACCTCCCGGCCGCCCAGCCGGAGAAGTACTCCGAGGAGCTGGCCCGGATCATCGGCTGCGACCCCTCGGAGGTGCTGCTGGCCAGCGCCAAGAGCGGCCTGGGCGTCGAGGCGATCCTGGACGCGGTGGTGGAGCGCGTCCCGGCCCCGGTCGGGGTGAAGGACGCCCCCGCCCGCGCGATGATCTTCGACTCGGTCTACGACACCTACCGCGGCGTGGTCACCTACGTCCGGGTGGTGGACGGCGAGCTGACCAAGCGTGAGCGCATCGCCATGATGTCCACCGGCGCGACCCACGAACTGCTGGAGATCGGCGTCATCTCGCCGGAGCCCAAGGTCGCGGACGGCCTGGGCGTCGGCGAGGTCGGCTACATCATCACCGGGGTGAAGGACGTCCGGCAGTCCAAGGTCGGTGACACCATCACCTCCATGCACCACGGTGCGACCGAGGCGCTGGGCGGTTACAAGGACCCCCGCCCGATGGTGTTCTCCGGGCTGTACCCGCTGGACGGCAGCGACTACCCGCTGCTGCGCGACGCGCTGGACAAGCTGCGGCTGAACGACGCCGCCCTGGTCTACGAGCCGGAGACCTCGGTGGCGCTGGGCTTCGGCTACCGCTGCGGCTTCCTCGGACTGCTGCACCTGGAGATCATCCGGGAGCGGCTGGAGCGCGAGTTCAACCTCGACCTGATCTCCACCGCGCCGAACGTGGTCTACCGGGTGGTGATGGAGGACGGCAGCGAGATCACCGTCACCAACCCCAGCGAGTTCCCCGGCGGCAAGATCTCCGAGGTCAACGAGCCGGTCGTGCGCGGCACCATCCTCGCGCCCAACGAGTTCGTCGGCGCGATCATGGAGCTGTGCCAGTCCCGCCGGGGCTCGCTCCAGGGCATGGACTACCTCTCCGAGGACCGGGTCGAGCTGCGCTACACGCTGCCGCTGGCCGAGATCGTCTTCGACTTCTTCGACATGCTGAAGTCCAAGACCCGGGGCTACGGCTCCTTCGACTACGAGCCCGTCGGCGAGCAGGCGGCCGACCTGGTGAAGGTCGACATCCTGCTGCACGGCGACGCGGTGGACGCCTTCTCGGCCGTCGTCCACAAGGACAAGGCCTACAACTACGGCGTGATGATGGCCGGGAAGCTGCAGAAGCTGATCCCGCGCCAGCAGTTCGAGGTGCCGATCCAGGCCGCCATCGGCTCGCGCGTCATCGCCCGCGAGACCGTCCGCGCCATCCGCAAGGACGTCCTCGCCAAGTGCTACGGCGGTGACATCTCCCGTAAGCGGAAGCTGCTGGAGAAGCAGAAGGAGGGCAAGAAGCGGATGAAGATGGTCGGCCGGGTCGAGGTCCCGCAGGAGGCCTTCATCGCGGCGCTGTCGACCGACGCCGACGGCCCGTCCGAGAAGAAGAAGTAG
- a CDS encoding AraC family transcriptional regulator has protein sequence MTSTDADGGAQPEGDRATGQTGAGAGPQVRGVLHPQGAAGRFTLEQPRPAAELGALVESYWTVRWDLRGRPAHEQKVLAHPQVHLVFEQPEAAVYGVDRGLFVRRLEGRGQVFGVKFRPGGFRPFWGRPVQELADRVVPAVDVLGAAVAGTARRVLELDDTPAMAALADAFLLARLPEPDPLVAEVAAMVDTATSDHTIVRVEQLAARCEVSVRTLQRLFAEYVGVGPKWVLRRARLQEAALRADAGVVDWTLLAADLGYADQAHLSRDFTAVVGLPPGRYARQ, from the coding sequence ATGACCAGCACGGACGCCGACGGCGGCGCGCAACCCGAGGGCGACCGGGCGACCGGGCAGACCGGCGCCGGGGCCGGGCCGCAGGTGCGCGGGGTGCTGCATCCGCAGGGCGCGGCCGGCCGGTTCACCCTGGAGCAGCCCCGGCCGGCGGCGGAGCTGGGCGCCCTGGTGGAGTCGTACTGGACGGTGCGCTGGGATCTGCGCGGGCGGCCCGCCCACGAGCAGAAGGTGCTCGCCCACCCGCAGGTGCACCTGGTCTTCGAGCAGCCCGAGGCGGCGGTGTACGGGGTGGACCGGGGACTGTTCGTCCGGCGCCTGGAGGGGCGCGGGCAGGTGTTCGGGGTCAAGTTCCGGCCCGGCGGCTTCCGCCCGTTCTGGGGGCGGCCGGTCCAGGAGCTGGCCGACCGGGTGGTCCCGGCGGTGGACGTCCTCGGCGCGGCGGTGGCCGGGACCGCCCGGCGCGTCCTGGAGCTGGACGACACCCCGGCCATGGCCGCCCTCGCCGACGCCTTCCTCCTGGCCCGGCTGCCGGAGCCGGATCCGCTGGTCGCCGAGGTGGCGGCGATGGTGGACACCGCCACCTCGGATCACACCATCGTCCGGGTCGAGCAGCTCGCGGCCCGCTGCGAGGTCTCGGTCCGCACCCTCCAGCGGCTCTTCGCCGAGTACGTCGGGGTGGGGCCCAAGTGGGTGCTGCGCCGGGCCCGGTTGCAGGAGGCCGCGCTGCGGGCGGACGCCGGCGTCGTGGACTGGACGCTGCTGGCCGCCGACCTCGGCTATGCCGACCAGGCGCACCTCAGCCGCGACTTCACCGCTGTCGTCGGCCTGCCGCCCGGCCGCTACGCCCGGCAGTGA
- the rpsT gene encoding 30S ribosomal protein S20 — MANIKSQIKRIKTNEKARQRNKAVKSSLKTAVRKAREAMEAGDVEKALVLTREANKKLDKAASKGVIHKNQAANKKSALAARVSGLQG; from the coding sequence GTGGCGAACATCAAGTCCCAGATCAAGCGCATCAAGACCAACGAGAAGGCTCGTCAGCGCAACAAGGCTGTCAAGTCCTCGCTCAAGACCGCTGTCCGCAAGGCCCGTGAGGCCATGGAGGCCGGCGACGTCGAGAAGGCCCTCGTGCTGACCCGCGAGGCCAACAAGAAGCTCGACAAGGCCGCGAGCAAGGGCGTCATCCACAAGAACCAGGCTGCCAACAAGAAGTCGGCGCTCGCCGCCAGGGTTTCCGGGCTCCAGGGCTGA